From Salinirubellus salinus, the proteins below share one genomic window:
- a CDS encoding DUF7282 domain-containing protein, with amino-acid sequence MHRTLTVALFALLLAFAPMADVAGATTPTPAETAVDSVAVADAATTETASLAHPANVTITNQSPGGTTVVDEVYVADGGFVIVRDATLEEGGEDVLASVRGSTPYLTAGVHENVTVTLPQPIDDDSTLVAMPHRDTDGDRVYDFVASNGQADGPYVNAPADSTAGSIVVAAAEVTVELGDTEVDSPTATETMADEDPDPSTPDGSSGDGAGFGLVAALLAVVALALLARRY; translated from the coding sequence GTGCACAGGACACTGACCGTCGCACTCTTCGCACTCCTCTTGGCGTTCGCGCCGATGGCGGACGTGGCAGGTGCCACGACCCCGACGCCGGCCGAGACGGCCGTCGACTCCGTAGCCGTCGCCGACGCGGCGACGACGGAGACCGCCTCGCTCGCCCACCCGGCGAACGTCACCATCACGAACCAGTCCCCCGGCGGGACCACCGTCGTCGACGAGGTGTACGTAGCAGACGGCGGCTTCGTCATCGTCCGCGACGCGACGCTCGAGGAGGGCGGCGAGGACGTCCTCGCCAGCGTGCGTGGCTCGACCCCGTACCTGACCGCGGGCGTCCACGAGAACGTCACCGTGACGCTCCCCCAACCCATCGACGACGACTCCACGCTCGTCGCGATGCCCCACCGGGACACCGACGGCGACCGCGTCTACGACTTCGTCGCCTCGAACGGGCAGGCCGACGGCCCCTACGTGAACGCCCCCGCCGACTCGACGGCGGGTTCCATCGTGGTCGCCGCCGCCGAGGTCACCGTCGAACTGGGCGACACGGAGGTGGACAGTCCGACGGCCACCGAGACGATGGCCGACGAAGACCCGGACCCGTCGACGCCCGACGGCTCCAGCGGTGACGGTGCCGGCTTCGGCCTCGTGGCCGCGCTGCTCGCCGTCGTCGCGCTGGCGCTGCTGGCCCGACGGTACTGA
- a CDS encoding transcription initiation factor IIB, with product MSDTTIRTYTEEGVSETETERPTVDESEQEHLCPECGGRLASDTEHGETVCTECGLVVEEDEIDRGPEWRAFNPGEKDQKSRVGAPTTNMMHDKGLSTNIGWQDKDAYGNSLNSRQRQKMQRLRTWNERFRTRDSKERNLKQALGEIDRMSSALGLPENVRETASVIYRRALADDLLPGRSIEGVATAAVYAAARQAGVPRSLDEVEMVSRVDKMELTRTYRYVIRELGLEVKPADPESYIPRFASDLELTEEAERRARDLVRSAREAGILSGKSPVGIAAAAIYAAALLTNQKVTQSQVSDVANISEVTIRNRYKELLEAADVPTA from the coding sequence ATGAGCGACACCACGATACGAACGTACACCGAGGAAGGGGTATCGGAGACCGAGACGGAGCGGCCCACCGTCGACGAGTCCGAACAGGAGCACCTCTGTCCGGAGTGTGGCGGCCGACTGGCCAGCGACACCGAGCACGGCGAGACGGTCTGCACCGAGTGTGGACTGGTCGTCGAGGAGGACGAGATCGACCGCGGCCCCGAGTGGCGGGCGTTCAACCCCGGCGAGAAGGACCAGAAGTCCCGCGTCGGCGCCCCGACCACGAACATGATGCACGACAAGGGGCTGTCGACGAACATCGGCTGGCAGGACAAGGACGCCTACGGCAACTCCCTGAACTCCCGCCAGCGCCAGAAGATGCAGCGGCTCCGCACCTGGAACGAGCGGTTCCGCACCCGCGACTCCAAGGAGCGCAACCTCAAGCAGGCGCTCGGCGAAATCGACCGGATGTCGAGCGCGCTGGGGCTCCCGGAGAACGTCCGCGAGACCGCGTCGGTCATCTACCGGCGTGCGCTCGCCGACGACCTCCTGCCGGGGCGCTCCATCGAGGGAGTCGCCACGGCAGCGGTGTACGCCGCCGCCCGGCAGGCCGGCGTCCCCCGCTCGCTCGACGAGGTGGAGATGGTCTCCCGCGTCGACAAGATGGAGCTCACGCGCACGTACCGGTACGTCATCCGGGAGCTCGGGCTGGAGGTCAAGCCCGCGGACCCGGAGAGCTACATCCCTCGGTTCGCCAGCGACCTCGAACTCACCGAGGAGGCAGAGCGCCGCGCCCGCGACCTCGTCCGGTCGGCCCGCGAGGCGGGCATCCTCTCGGGCAAGTCGCCGGTCGGCATCGCCGCCGCCGCCATCTACGCGGCCGCCCTGCTCACCAACCAGAAGGTGACCCAGAGCCAGGTCAGCGACGTGGCCAACATCAGCGAGGTCACCATCCGCAACCGGTACAAGGAGCTGCTCGAGGCGGCTGACGTCCCGACGGCGTAG
- a CDS encoding DUF7836 family putative zinc-binding protein — translation MEETYVRLLCPECGKHWEKSPSDLPDPARTFHCPGCHASRRLSEFARTEHDLRTMKEF, via the coding sequence ATGGAGGAGACGTACGTCAGATTACTGTGTCCGGAGTGCGGTAAACACTGGGAGAAGTCCCCGAGCGACCTCCCGGACCCAGCCCGTACGTTCCACTGTCCGGGCTGTCACGCCTCCAGACGGCTCTCGGAGTTCGCCCGGACCGAACACGACCTGCGGACGATGAAGGAGTTCTAG
- a CDS encoding translation initiation factor IF-2 subunit beta has protein sequence MDYDDSLERAMENTPDVAGSGERFQLPDPDVRQEGNVTVFENFPAVVDRLDRDRDHVMRYVQTELGTSASIDDRGRLRLTGEFRAARLGTALQEYAEAYVLCPECGLPDTTLEKEHGTEVRQCSACGARSATGN, from the coding sequence ATGGACTACGACGACAGCCTCGAACGGGCCATGGAGAACACGCCCGACGTCGCGGGGAGCGGCGAGCGGTTCCAGCTCCCGGACCCGGACGTGCGACAGGAGGGGAACGTCACGGTCTTCGAGAACTTCCCGGCCGTGGTGGACCGACTCGACCGGGACCGCGACCACGTGATGCGCTACGTCCAGACCGAACTCGGGACCAGCGCGTCCATCGACGACAGGGGCCGCCTGCGGCTGACCGGCGAGTTCCGCGCCGCTCGGCTCGGGACGGCGCTCCAGGAGTACGCCGAGGCGTACGTGCTCTGCCCGGAGTGCGGACTGCCCGACACCACGCTCGAGAAGGAACACGGCACCGAGGTACGCCAGTGCAGCGCCTGTGGTGCCCGGTCGGCGACCGGGAACTAG
- a CDS encoding UPF0058 family protein: protein MKKQELIHLHGLLAEVHGHYEKSIGTELEHDEYEALGVRPTSIHKSKTDHKAAVFALADGLTSEMQAAETERKVPASAD from the coding sequence ATGAAGAAGCAGGAGCTCATCCATCTTCACGGCCTGCTTGCGGAGGTACACGGCCACTACGAGAAGTCGATTGGAACGGAACTGGAACACGACGAGTACGAGGCGCTCGGGGTCCGCCCGACATCGATCCACAAGTCGAAGACCGACCACAAGGCGGCTGTTTTTGCACTCGCAGACGGCCTGACTAGCGAGATGCAGGCAGCGGAGACCGAGCGGAAGGTCCCCGCCTCCGCCGACTGA
- a CDS encoding DUF555 domain-containing protein, with the protein MDCRVVVEAAVPVYDVGNTDEAVRIAISKTGEMLNPDLNYVEIEMGTRACPDCDESLPPAFVAADEALVALELEMTVFNVEGERHASRITRKEVGQRLDDIPLKVLEVSPVDEETDDEPPEPQSPTEQGESGTGADTGAAVDADERAGEESTDGDGDEGVLPEFEELLEDR; encoded by the coding sequence ATGGATTGTCGAGTGGTCGTCGAGGCGGCGGTTCCGGTCTACGACGTCGGGAACACGGACGAGGCGGTCCGCATCGCCATCTCGAAGACCGGCGAGATGCTCAACCCGGACCTGAACTACGTGGAGATCGAGATGGGCACCCGGGCGTGCCCGGACTGTGACGAGTCGCTGCCCCCCGCGTTCGTCGCCGCGGACGAGGCGCTGGTCGCGCTGGAGCTCGAGATGACCGTCTTCAACGTCGAGGGTGAGCGTCACGCCTCGCGCATCACGCGCAAGGAGGTCGGCCAGCGACTCGACGACATCCCGCTCAAGGTGCTGGAGGTCTCGCCGGTCGACGAGGAGACCGACGACGAGCCGCCGGAACCGCAATCCCCCACGGAGCAGGGAGAGTCCGGAACGGGTGCGGACACGGGCGCGGCCGTCGATGCGGACGAACGCGCGGGCGAGGAGTCGACAGACGGTGACGGAGACGAGGGTGTCCTGCCGGAGTTCGAGGAACTGCTCGAGGACCGATAG
- a CDS encoding DNA-3-methyladenine glycosylase family protein has product MHEGHVPGAEIPGGFDLQATVESGQTYLWDRADDAMYEDGLAWGGDHWYHTVLPATETATNEPELLRTRWDGERLHWTSTTPEAPDHLERLLRLDDDLDAIVEATPRLPLLDRAFERYRGMRLVRDPSFGSLISFICSAQMRVERIHGMQMRLAREYGDRVTVDGRTYHAFPTPEQLAAATEADLRDLSLGYRAPYVKRTAEMVADGEAHPDEAIGLPYEEARESLTRFVGVGDKVADCVLLFALDFLEAVPLDTWIQTAIAEYYPDCEKGNYAATSRAIRDRFGGEYAGYAQTYVFFYLRTGGE; this is encoded by the coding sequence ATGCACGAGGGGCACGTCCCCGGCGCGGAGATTCCGGGGGGGTTCGACCTGCAAGCGACCGTCGAGAGCGGCCAGACGTACCTCTGGGACCGCGCGGACGACGCGATGTACGAGGACGGACTCGCGTGGGGTGGTGACCACTGGTACCACACCGTCCTGCCGGCGACGGAGACGGCGACGAACGAACCGGAACTCCTGCGCACTCGCTGGGACGGTGAACGACTCCACTGGACCTCGACGACGCCCGAGGCGCCCGACCACCTCGAACGGCTCCTCCGACTGGACGACGACCTCGACGCCATCGTCGAGGCGACGCCGAGACTCCCGCTCCTCGACCGGGCGTTCGAGCGCTACCGCGGGATGCGTCTCGTGCGCGACCCCTCCTTCGGCTCGCTGATATCGTTCATCTGCTCGGCCCAGATGCGGGTCGAACGCATCCACGGGATGCAGATGCGCCTCGCACGCGAGTACGGGGACCGCGTGACCGTCGACGGCCGGACCTACCACGCCTTCCCGACGCCCGAACAGCTGGCCGCCGCCACCGAAGCGGACCTCCGCGACCTGTCGCTCGGCTACCGCGCGCCGTACGTGAAACGCACCGCCGAGATGGTGGCCGACGGCGAGGCCCACCCGGACGAGGCCATCGGCCTCCCCTACGAGGAGGCCCGCGAGTCCCTCACGCGGTTCGTCGGCGTCGGGGACAAGGTGGCCGACTGCGTCCTGCTGTTCGCACTCGACTTCCTCGAGGCCGTCCCCCTCGACACGTGGATCCAGACCGCCATCGCGGAGTACTACCCGGACTGCGAGAAGGGGAACTACGCGGCCACCTCGCGGGCCATCCGGGACCGCTTCGGCGGCGAGTACGCCGGCTACGCGCAGACCTACGTCTTCTTCTACCTCCGGACGGGAGGTGAGTGA
- a CDS encoding acylphosphatase: MSEDASDRRRVHAFVSGRVQGVTYRASTREAARERGVDGWVRNLEDGRVEAVFEGDPEAVESMVAWCHDGPRRARVADVGTEDEPPEGLTGFEIRY, translated from the coding sequence ATGAGCGAGGACGCGAGCGACCGGCGGCGGGTCCACGCCTTCGTCAGCGGGCGCGTACAGGGTGTCACCTACCGGGCGAGCACGCGTGAGGCGGCCCGCGAACGCGGCGTCGACGGCTGGGTCCGTAACCTCGAGGACGGGCGCGTGGAGGCCGTGTTCGAGGGCGACCCCGAGGCCGTCGAGTCGATGGTCGCGTGGTGTCACGACGGTCCGAGGCGCGCACGGGTAGCCGACGTGGGGACGGAGGACGAGCCACCGGAAGGGCTCACCGGGTTCGAGATCAGGTACTGA
- a CDS encoding NAD(P)H-hydrate dehydratase produces the protein MITADEMAVVDANAAALGVPRKQLMESSGNAVARAVRDHVDPGATVAVVCGRGNNGGDAMVAARFLDEYDVTVSLLGRAETITTRIARENWDALREAEYDTREVRDSADLDLGTPALVVDAMLGTGVTGELREPERSAALATNDADAPVLSVDVPSGVDADTGEAAGPAVDADHVVTFHDDKPGLSHLDCEVTVADIGIPEAAERFVGNGDLLRVERDPHSHKGVNGEVLVVGGGPYTGAPALSAQAALRAGADLVRVACPEGVAREVQGYSENLILRPFAGDHLVSGHVPRLLAAAEGHDTVVFGPGLGDHEETLAAVETFLESYEGTAVVDADALQVVPEVDTEATLVCTPHQGELRKMGGETSDDWQERAGLVESFAADLGHSLLVKGVYDVVSDGERTRVSRTGNAAMTVGGTGDVLAGVTAALASVLHPHDAACVAAYANGRAGDLVVAGEAGDPPRGNGLLATDLVDAMPVALEPEGVE, from the coding sequence ATGATTACGGCAGACGAGATGGCCGTGGTGGACGCCAACGCCGCCGCGCTCGGTGTCCCGCGCAAGCAGTTGATGGAGTCCTCCGGGAACGCCGTCGCCCGCGCCGTCCGCGACCACGTCGACCCCGGTGCCACGGTAGCGGTGGTCTGTGGCCGCGGTAACAACGGCGGGGACGCGATGGTCGCCGCCCGCTTCCTCGACGAGTACGACGTGACCGTCTCGCTGCTGGGCCGGGCCGAGACCATCACCACCCGTATCGCGCGCGAGAACTGGGACGCCCTCCGCGAGGCCGAGTACGACACCCGCGAGGTGCGTGACTCGGCCGACCTCGACCTCGGGACCCCGGCTCTGGTCGTCGACGCGATGCTCGGGACGGGCGTGACCGGTGAGCTCCGCGAACCCGAGCGGAGCGCCGCACTCGCGACGAACGACGCCGACGCGCCCGTGCTCTCCGTCGACGTGCCCTCGGGCGTCGACGCCGACACGGGCGAGGCCGCCGGTCCGGCCGTCGACGCCGACCACGTCGTCACGTTCCACGACGACAAGCCCGGACTCTCGCACCTGGACTGCGAGGTGACCGTCGCCGACATCGGCATCCCCGAGGCGGCCGAGCGGTTCGTCGGGAACGGCGATCTCCTGCGCGTGGAACGCGACCCGCACAGCCACAAGGGCGTCAACGGCGAGGTGCTCGTCGTCGGGGGCGGCCCGTACACCGGTGCGCCGGCGCTCTCGGCGCAGGCGGCGCTGCGGGCGGGTGCGGACCTCGTCCGCGTCGCCTGCCCTGAGGGCGTCGCCCGCGAGGTCCAGGGGTACAGCGAGAACCTCATCCTGCGGCCGTTCGCCGGCGACCACCTCGTCTCGGGACACGTCCCCCGACTCCTCGCGGCGGCCGAGGGCCACGACACCGTCGTGTTCGGGCCGGGACTCGGCGACCACGAGGAGACGCTGGCGGCGGTGGAGACGTTCCTCGAGTCGTACGAGGGGACGGCCGTCGTCGATGCCGACGCGCTGCAGGTCGTCCCCGAGGTGGACACCGAGGCGACGCTGGTCTGTACGCCACACCAGGGCGAACTCCGGAAGATGGGCGGTGAGACGAGCGACGACTGGCAGGAGCGCGCCGGACTGGTCGAGTCGTTCGCGGCCGACCTCGGGCACTCGCTCCTCGTGAAGGGCGTCTACGACGTGGTGAGCGACGGCGAGCGGACCCGCGTCTCGCGGACCGGCAACGCGGCGATGACCGTCGGCGGGACCGGCGACGTCCTCGCGGGCGTCACGGCCGCGCTCGCGTCCGTCCTCCACCCGCACGACGCGGCCTGCGTGGCCGCCTACGCCAACGGCCGCGCCGGTGACCTCGTCGTCGCCGGCGAGGCGGGCGACCCCCCACGCGGGAACGGCCTGCTGGCGACGGACCTCGTGGACGCGATGCCCGTGGCGCTGGAACCGGAGGGAGTCGAATGA
- the moaC gene encoding cyclic pyranopterin monophosphate synthase MoaC has protein sequence MSGGDETTGDDDLTHVDESGDVQMVDVGAKPDTERRAVAEGTIHLSASTVAAIRENEVSKGDVLATARIGAVQAVKHTWETIPMCHQIPVTNVDTEFEVDDESVTLRVTVGTTGKTGCEMEALEGVTTGLNTVWDMVKAAEKDADGQYPGTHIDGVRVVTKEKRALE, from the coding sequence ATGAGCGGTGGAGACGAGACGACTGGCGACGACGACCTGACCCACGTCGACGAGTCCGGCGACGTGCAGATGGTCGACGTGGGTGCCAAGCCCGACACCGAGCGCCGGGCCGTCGCCGAGGGGACCATCCACCTCTCGGCGTCGACCGTCGCGGCCATCCGCGAGAACGAGGTGTCGAAGGGCGACGTGCTCGCCACGGCCCGCATCGGCGCGGTGCAGGCGGTCAAACACACGTGGGAGACCATCCCGATGTGTCACCAGATACCCGTGACGAACGTCGACACCGAGTTCGAGGTGGACGACGAGAGCGTGACGCTCCGCGTGACGGTGGGGACGACCGGCAAGACCGGGTGCGAGATGGAGGCGCTGGAGGGCGTGACGACTGGGCTGAACACGGTCTGGGACATGGTGAAGGCGGCCGAGAAGGACGCGGACGGACAGTACCCCGGCACACACATCGACGGCGTGCGGGTGGTGACGAAGGAAAAGCGGGCGCTGGAGTAG
- the hflX gene encoding GTPase HflX, with product MTGAHSGTAVVVKRVDSGEADTGEFRDLARAAGYDVVSQVTQTRKEDPAYCIGEGKVAELAQVVEALEADTVLFDNSLGPYQTFNLGTELPDHVQVLDRFRLILEIFGQRARTKKAQLQVELATLRYELPRVEAKTSLAKRDERPGFMGLGEYDESREQDIKKRISRIRDELETIEETDEHRREQRRESGFDLVALAGYTNAGKSTLLRRLARDLDVDENEDRHPDLDTTAESEDRLFTTLGTTTRRMDMDSRNVLLTDTVGFVSNLPHWLVESFKSTLSEVYRADLVLLVVDVSDPIDEIHEKLVTSHDTLYERNEAPIVTVLNKVDKVDEAELAEKRRALSTLAPNPVAVSGMEDLNVESLKARIDTELPPYEHERLVVPMTDDTMSFVSWVHDHARVEEVDYGEQVVLEFEARPAVVERARAKAGELAQPA from the coding sequence GTGACCGGCGCACACAGTGGTACGGCGGTAGTCGTCAAGCGTGTCGACTCGGGGGAGGCCGACACGGGAGAGTTCCGCGACCTCGCGCGAGCGGCCGGATACGACGTGGTCTCGCAGGTGACGCAGACCCGCAAGGAGGACCCGGCCTACTGCATCGGCGAGGGGAAGGTCGCGGAGCTCGCGCAGGTCGTCGAGGCCCTGGAGGCCGACACGGTCCTGTTCGACAACAGCCTCGGCCCCTACCAGACGTTCAACCTCGGGACCGAACTCCCGGACCACGTCCAGGTGCTGGACCGGTTCCGCCTCATCCTCGAGATATTCGGTCAGCGCGCCCGGACGAAGAAAGCGCAGTTACAGGTCGAGCTCGCAACGCTGCGCTACGAACTGCCGCGCGTCGAGGCCAAGACCTCGCTCGCCAAGCGCGACGAGCGCCCCGGATTCATGGGGCTGGGCGAGTACGACGAGTCCCGCGAGCAGGACATCAAGAAGCGCATCTCGCGCATCCGTGACGAACTGGAGACCATCGAGGAGACGGACGAACACCGGCGCGAACAGCGCCGCGAGTCCGGGTTCGACCTCGTGGCGCTGGCGGGCTACACCAACGCGGGCAAGTCGACGCTGTTGCGCCGTCTCGCCCGCGACCTCGACGTCGACGAGAACGAGGACCGCCACCCCGACCTCGACACCACCGCCGAGAGCGAGGACCGCCTGTTCACCACGCTCGGGACGACGACCCGCCGGATGGACATGGACTCGCGGAACGTCCTGCTCACCGACACGGTCGGGTTCGTCTCGAACCTCCCGCACTGGCTGGTCGAGTCGTTCAAGTCCACGCTCTCGGAGGTGTACCGGGCGGACCTCGTCCTCCTCGTGGTGGACGTCTCCGACCCCATCGACGAGATACACGAGAAACTCGTCACCTCGCACGACACGCTCTACGAGCGCAACGAGGCGCCCATCGTCACCGTGCTGAACAAGGTCGACAAGGTGGACGAGGCGGAGCTGGCCGAGAAGCGCCGTGCGCTCTCGACGCTCGCGCCCAACCCCGTCGCCGTCAGCGGGATGGAGGACCTCAACGTCGAGAGCCTGAAAGCCCGTATCGACACCGAACTCCCGCCCTACGAACACGAGCGCCTCGTGGTGCCGATGACCGACGACACGATGAGTTTCGTCTCGTGGGTCCACGACCACGCCCGCGTGGAGGAAGTGGACTACGGCGAGCAGGTGGTGCTGGAGTTCGAGGCCCGGCCGGCCGTCGTCGAGCGGGCGCGAGCGAAGGCGGGCGAACTGGCCCAGCCGGCCTGA
- a CDS encoding FUN14 domain-containing protein, with product MAGPFGIDFTQLGIDLGGGALIGGIIGFAAKKLAKVIAVIIGLELALFKFLESRGILSVDWEALSAGFLQAGNAATNAATGNPPSWVMTILETLSISAGFAGGFLVGFKRG from the coding sequence ATGGCTGGGCCCTTCGGCATCGACTTCACACAGTTGGGTATCGACCTCGGCGGCGGGGCTCTCATCGGTGGCATCATCGGCTTCGCGGCGAAGAAGCTCGCGAAGGTGATCGCCGTCATCATCGGACTGGAGCTGGCGCTGTTCAAGTTCCTCGAGTCCCGTGGTATCCTCAGCGTCGACTGGGAGGCGCTGAGCGCGGGGTTCCTCCAGGCCGGCAACGCGGCGACCAACGCCGCCACGGGTAACCCCCCTAGCTGGGTGATGACTATCCTCGAGACCCTCTCCATCTCGGCGGGGTTCGCCGGCGGCTTCCTCGTCGGTTTCAAGCGCGGATAA
- a CDS encoding ribosome assembly factor SBDS: MISLDEAVTARLESHGERFEVLVDPDAALAIKRGEFEGELEDVIAAEDVFEDASRGDRPAESALEEVFGTTDPMAIIPEVIERGEIQITADQRREMQEQKRRQLITKITRNAVNPQMDDAPHPPERIERALEEAGFKVDPMEPVENQIDDALDALRPVIPIRFDEVVMAVRLPAEFAGSGQARIRQFGDLEREEWQNDGSWVGVVRFPAGLQNDFFDLANEVSSGEADTRVVKDEDDLNTR; the protein is encoded by the coding sequence ATGATTTCATTGGACGAAGCGGTCACAGCCCGCCTGGAATCCCACGGCGAACGCTTCGAGGTCCTCGTCGACCCGGACGCCGCACTCGCCATCAAGCGTGGCGAGTTCGAGGGTGAACTCGAGGATGTCATCGCCGCCGAGGACGTGTTCGAGGACGCCTCTCGTGGCGACCGGCCCGCCGAGTCCGCGCTCGAGGAGGTGTTCGGCACCACGGACCCGATGGCCATCATCCCCGAGGTCATCGAGCGCGGCGAGATCCAGATCACGGCCGACCAGCGCCGGGAGATGCAGGAGCAAAAGCGCAGACAACTCATCACCAAGATCACCCGGAACGCGGTCAACCCACAGATGGACGACGCCCCGCACCCGCCCGAGCGCATCGAACGCGCGCTGGAGGAGGCGGGGTTCAAGGTCGACCCGATGGAGCCGGTCGAGAACCAGATCGACGACGCGCTCGACGCGCTCCGCCCGGTCATCCCCATCCGGTTCGACGAGGTGGTGATGGCGGTCCGACTGCCGGCCGAGTTCGCCGGGAGCGGCCAGGCCCGTATCCGACAGTTCGGTGACCTCGAGCGCGAGGAGTGGCAGAACGACGGCTCGTGGGTCGGTGTCGTCCGGTTCCCGGCGGGGCTCCAGAACGACTTCTTCGACCTCGCGAACGAGGTGTCGAGCGGGGAGGCGGACACGCGGGTAGTGAAGGACGAGGACGACCTCAACACCCGCTAA
- the psmA gene encoding archaeal proteasome endopeptidase complex subunit alpha — translation MQGQSQQQAYDRGITIFSPDGRLYQVEYAREAVKRGTASIGVRTADGVVLAVDKRIRSPLMERTSVEKIHKADDHIGIASAGHVADARQLIDFARRQSQVNQLRYGEPIGVETLTKAVTDHIQQYTQVGGARPFGVALIIGGIEDGEPRLYETDPSGTPYEWKALAVGADRGEIEDYLEEHYDEQMDLDAGVGLALSALASVNDGHLSPEGIGVATVDAETETFASLDDATVEEHLAEHELLPSDEE, via the coding sequence ATGCAGGGACAATCCCAACAGCAGGCCTACGACCGGGGGATCACCATCTTCTCCCCGGACGGTCGCCTCTACCAGGTCGAGTACGCGCGCGAAGCAGTGAAACGGGGCACCGCGTCCATCGGCGTGCGGACCGCGGACGGCGTCGTCCTCGCCGTCGACAAGCGCATCCGCTCGCCCCTGATGGAGCGTACCTCCGTCGAGAAGATCCACAAGGCCGACGACCACATCGGTATCGCCAGCGCGGGCCACGTCGCCGACGCCCGCCAGCTCATCGACTTCGCCCGCCGCCAGTCGCAGGTCAACCAGCTGCGCTACGGCGAACCCATCGGCGTCGAGACGCTCACCAAGGCCGTCACCGACCACATCCAGCAGTACACGCAGGTCGGCGGCGCCCGCCCGTTCGGTGTCGCGCTCATCATCGGCGGCATCGAGGACGGCGAGCCCCGCCTCTACGAGACGGACCCCTCGGGCACCCCCTACGAGTGGAAGGCGCTCGCGGTCGGTGCCGACCGCGGCGAGATCGAGGACTACCTCGAGGAGCACTACGACGAGCAGATGGACCTCGATGCGGGCGTCGGCCTCGCGCTCTCGGCGCTGGCGTCGGTGAACGACGGCCACCTCTCGCCGGAGGGTATCGGTGTCGCCACCGTCGACGCCGAGACGGAGACCTTCGCCAGCCTCGACGACGCCACCGTCGAGGAGCACCTCGCGGAACACGAACTGCTCCCGTCCGACGAGGAGTAG
- a CDS encoding Rpp14/Pop5 family protein — MRHLPKHLRPRYRYLAVGFETRPDAVFGRREFQEALWAAGRSLLGDAGSAEVGLSVLSVRREGPEGTAVVRCRRGEVARARAAVATLSTVEGTPIRPVVRGVSGTVRGCEEKYLSRPGGVSGERTVAFADADRRAVCRAERVDVRVGDGFVGATNLDIHTR; from the coding sequence ATGAGACACCTGCCCAAGCACCTGCGGCCGCGCTATCGCTACCTCGCCGTGGGGTTCGAGACGAGGCCGGACGCCGTGTTCGGCCGTCGGGAGTTCCAGGAGGCGCTCTGGGCGGCGGGTCGTTCGCTGCTCGGCGACGCCGGGAGCGCCGAGGTCGGCCTGTCGGTCCTCTCCGTGCGACGGGAGGGTCCGGAGGGGACGGCGGTGGTCCGCTGTCGGCGCGGCGAGGTGGCCCGTGCCCGTGCCGCGGTGGCCACCCTGTCGACCGTGGAGGGGACGCCGATACGGCCCGTCGTCCGGGGTGTGAGCGGGACGGTACGGGGCTGTGAGGAAAAGTATTTGAGTCGTCCGGGAGGAGTTTCCGGCGAGAGAACGGTCGCGTTCGCGGACGCCGACCGCCGCGCCGTCTGTCGTGCCGAGCGAGTCGACGTGCGCGTCGGCGACGGGTTCGTGGGCGCGACGAACCTCGATATCCACACCCGATAA